The following are encoded in a window of Castanea sativa cultivar Marrone di Chiusa Pesio chromosome 9, ASM4071231v1 genomic DNA:
- the LOC142609387 gene encoding protein NRT1/ PTR FAMILY 1.1-like, with the protein MDQLVAEESMETPSNQNTTEQSSRPSRKGGFRTMPFIIVNESFEKVASYGLMANMIFYLINGYNIDIATGTSILLLWSAISNALAIVGAFLADSFLGRFWVIALGSFSTLLGMTLLWLTAMIPKLKPPLCAAQFSSNCDSASPGQLIVLLSSFGFMSIGAGCIRPCSMAFGADQLDNKKDNPKYERLLQSFFNWYYASVGISSILALSIIVYIQNQLGWKVGFGVPAILMVVSALMFLFGSSLYVKIKAEKSLFTGFIQVLVAAFRKRNLPLSAKNVEYHYGKDSSIIAPTDKLRCFNRACIIRDPQKDLNPDGSPINPWNLCTIDQVESLKALLRVIPMWSTGFVIQVTLNQYTFTIQANMMDRHLGPKFQIPAGSFSVFIVITLTIWVAIYDRAIVPLLKKLTGKPSGLGTKMRMGIGLVLSALAMAVSAIVENKRRNIAIDQGLADQPGTVIDMSAMWLIPQYCLIGLAEAFNAIGQIEFYFSQFPRNMSSIAVALFTLGLAVGSLVASFLVTIVDKATKKGGNESWVPNNLNKGHLDYYYWLITIMCIVNFVYFLGCCWAYGPSEDARDIMKDNRLKQMESKEDVGKTRTPPSA; encoded by the exons ATGGATCAGCTAGTTGCAGAGGAGAGCATGGAAACTCCTTCAAACCAAAATACAACAGAACAGTCATCAAGACCCAGCAGAAAGGGTGGCTTTAGAACCATGCCCTTCATCATAG TGAATGAATCATTTGAGAAAGTAGCTAGCTACGGACTGATGGCGAACATGATCTTCTATTTGATCAACGGATATAACATTGACATTGCAACTGGAACAAGCATATTATTATTGTGGTCAGCCATATCCAATGCCCTAGCTATTGTGGGCGCTTTCCTCGCTGATTCTTTCTTGGGCCGGTTCTGGGTCATCGCCTTGGGATCCTTCTCTACCCTTCTG GGCATGACACTACTATGGCTGACAGCCATGATTCCAAAGTTAAAGCCTCCTCTCTGTGCCGCCCAATTTAGCAGCAATTGCGACTCAGCCAGTCCTGGCCAACTCATTGTCTTGCTATCCTCTTTCGGGTTCATGTCCATTGGGGCTGGCTGCATCAGACCATGTTCCATGGCCTTTGGTGCAGACCAGTTGGACAATAAGAaagacaaccccaaatatgagAGACTTTTACAGAGCTTTTTCAATTGGTACTATGCATCGGTAGGAATTTCATCAATTCTTGCATTGAGTATCATTGTCTATATTCAAAACCAATTGGGATGGAAAGTCGGTTTTGGAGTTCCTGCAATTCTAATGGTGGTTTCAGCCCTAATGTTCTTGTTTGGCTCTTCTCTTTATGTAAAAATTAAGGCTGAAAAAAGTTTGTTTACTGGTTTTATTCAAGTACTAGTGGCTGCCTTCAGGAAAAGAAATCTTCCACTCTCGGCCAAGAATGTAGAGTACCATTATGGGAAAGACTCAAGCATCATTGCTCCGACTGATAAACTAAG GTGTTTCAACAGAGCTTGCATTATCAGAGATCCTCAGAAAGACTTAAACCCAGATGGCTCACCTATTAATCCATGGAACCTCTGCACAATAGATCAAGTAGAATCACTCAAAGCACTGCTGAGAGTCATCCCCATGTGGTCTACTGGTTTCGTGATACAAGTTACTTTGAATCAATACACATTTACAATCCAAGCTAACATGATGGACCGACACCTTGGTCCCAAGTTTCAAATTCCAGCAGGATCATTCTCTGTGTTCATAGTTATCACATTAACTATCTGGGTTGCCATATACGACCGTGCAATTGTTCCATTGCTAAAAAAGCTTACCGGAAAACCAAGCGGGCTTGGAACAAAAATGCGCATGGGAATTGGGTTAGTACTATCTGCCTTGGCCATGGCTGTGTCTGCGATAGTTGAGAACAAAAGGAGGAATATTGCCATTGATCAAGGCCTTGCTGATCAGCCAGGTACGGTGATAGACATGTCTGCAATGTGGCTAATTCCACAATATTGCTTGATTGGGTTGGCTGAGGCTTTCAATGCAATTGGCCAGATTGAATTCTATTTCTCTCAGTTTCCAAGGAACATGTCAAGTATTGCAGTAGCTCTTTTCACACTGGGACTGGCTGTGGGTAGCTTGGTGGCTAGTTTTCTGGTGACGATTGTTGATAAAGCTACAAAGAAAGGAGGGAATGAGAGTTGGGTTCCTAACAATCTGAATAAGGGTCACTTGGATTATTACTATTGGCTCATCACCATAATGTGTATagttaattttgtatattttcttgGTTGTTGTTGGGCTTATGGACCTAGTGAGGATGCAAGGGATATAATGAAGGACAATAGGCTAAAACAAATGGAAAGTAAAGAAGATGTGGGCAAAACAAGAACACCACCCTCGGCTTGA